In Bombus huntii isolate Logan2020A chromosome 9, iyBomHunt1.1, whole genome shotgun sequence, a single window of DNA contains:
- the LOC126869207 gene encoding myophilin isoform X1: MANNRATKSGFAAEAQRKINSKYSKELAQECLEWIKTITGENINTDGDMDNFYETLRDGVLLCKLVNDIKEGSVKKINKTSLAFKCMENINAFLDAARMLGVPAQETFQTVDLWERQNLNSVVICLQSLGRKAGNYGKPSIGPKEADKNVRNFTEEQLRAGQGVISLQYGSNKGANQSGINFGNTRHM; encoded by the exons ATCAACAGCAAATATAGCAAGGAACTGGCGCAGGAATGTTTGGAATGGATCAAAACGATCACCGGTGAGAATATAAACACCGACGGGGATATGGATAATTTCTATGAAACGTTGAGAGACGGAGTCCTTCTTTGCAA ACTAGTGAACGATATTAAAGAGGGATCGGTGAAGAAAATTAACAAGACTAGTTTGGCCTTCAAGTGTATGGAGAATATCAATGCATTCCTCGATGCTGCGAGAATGCTAGGTGTTCCAGCCCAAGAAACCTTCCAAACTGTCGATCTGTGGGAAAGACAAAATCTCAATTCAGTCGTAATTTGCTTGCAATCCCTCGGTAGAAAG GCGGGTAACTATGGTAAACCAAGCATCGGACCAAAAGAAGCGGATAAAAATGTACGTAACTTCACCGAAGAACAATTAAGGGCTGGACAGGGTGTGATTAGTCTGCAGTACGGCAGCAATAAGGGTGCTAATCAAAGTGGTATTAATTTCGGGAATACCAGACATATGTAA
- the LOC126869207 gene encoding myophilin isoform X2 — translation MEINSKYSKELAQECLEWIKTITGENINTDGDMDNFYETLRDGVLLCKLVNDIKEGSVKKINKTSLAFKCMENINAFLDAARMLGVPAQETFQTVDLWERQNLNSVVICLQSLGRKAGNYGKPSIGPKEADKNVRNFTEEQLRAGQGVISLQYGSNKGANQSGINFGNTRHM, via the exons ATCAACAGCAAATATAGCAAGGAACTGGCGCAGGAATGTTTGGAATGGATCAAAACGATCACCGGTGAGAATATAAACACCGACGGGGATATGGATAATTTCTATGAAACGTTGAGAGACGGAGTCCTTCTTTGCAA ACTAGTGAACGATATTAAAGAGGGATCGGTGAAGAAAATTAACAAGACTAGTTTGGCCTTCAAGTGTATGGAGAATATCAATGCATTCCTCGATGCTGCGAGAATGCTAGGTGTTCCAGCCCAAGAAACCTTCCAAACTGTCGATCTGTGGGAAAGACAAAATCTCAATTCAGTCGTAATTTGCTTGCAATCCCTCGGTAGAAAG GCGGGTAACTATGGTAAACCAAGCATCGGACCAAAAGAAGCGGATAAAAATGTACGTAACTTCACCGAAGAACAATTAAGGGCTGGACAGGGTGTGATTAGTCTGCAGTACGGCAGCAATAAGGGTGCTAATCAAAGTGGTATTAATTTCGGGAATACCAGACATATGTAA
- the LOC126869209 gene encoding probable 28S ribosomal protein S6, mitochondrial: MPTYEMPLLVRIANKVQYASVLKNVANSIFETGGFIRKIENWGDKQLPCVTSAHGRTNTHARHFMICFDIPPSQIRKLEDDCGRNISIIRASVYKQNIPPKNIRCTWEEEMLPPPYRPSVLKLLEQAKKHKRYKSQFKYNSGLNYYPFLK; the protein is encoded by the exons ATGCCGACCTACGAAATGCCATTATTAGTACGAATAGCAAACAAG GTACAATATGCATCTGTCTTGAAGAATGTGGCAAATTCTATATTTGAGACAGGTggatttattagaaaaattgaaaattgggGTGATAAGCAACTTCCATGCGTAACATCTGCTCATGGTAGAACTAATACACACGCTAG ACATTTCATGATTTGTTTTGATATACCACCATCTCAAATTCGTAAACTCGAAGATGATTGTGGAAGAAATATAAGTATTATTAGAGCAAGtgtatataaacaaaatattccaCCTAAAAATATACGATGCACATGGGAAGAAGAAATGTTACCTCCACCTTATAG aCCCAGTGTGTTAAAACTTTTAGAACAAGCCAAGAAACATAAGCGGTACAAATCTCAATTCAAGTATAATTCTGGTCTTAATTATTATCCTTTCTTGAAATGA
- the LOC126869200 gene encoding iron-sulfur cluster co-chaperone protein HscB, translated as MYFRKSFFNFIKKYNVLYLNLKQQQQNLHLYYVDKNYISPLILTNVSQYSSDSLSKCWNCNFVYKSDLFCSKCKVLQEPPENLTYFDIIGVPKSYDVKVTEIQKKYKELQKLLHPDKFGTKSEKEKQFSETLSSLVNNAYSTLIHPLKRGLYMLKLNDITISEETDNMNAEFLMEIMEKNEEIEDVGDDVEKIKKLVQENEIMLNNLTKEVADAFRQKNIKKAESLLIRMKYYDSINTKLRKLKHDLGIIE; from the exons ATGTACTTCagaaaatctttttttaattttataaaaaagtatAACGTCTTGTACCTAAATCttaaacaacagcaacaaaatttacatttgtatTATGTAGATAAAAATTACATCTCTCCTTTAATTTTAACAAACGTATCACAATATTCAAGTGATAGTTTGTCAAAATGTTGGAACTgcaattttgtatataaatctGACTTGTTTTGCTCCAAATGTAAAGTATTACAAGAACCACCTGAAAATTTAACTTATTTCGATATAATAGGAGTCCCGAAAAGTTATGACGTTAAAGTTACGGAAATTCAAAAAAAGTATAAGGAGCTCCAAAAACTGCTACATCCTGATAAATTTGGTACCAAATCTGAG AAAGAAAAGCAATTTTCTGAAACCCTATCATCATTAGTGAATAATGCTTATAGCACATTAATACATCCACTAAAAAGAGGATTATACATGTTAAAATTAAATGACATAACAATATCGGAAGAAACGGACAATATGAACGCAGAATTTTTAATGGAAATCATGgagaaaaatgaagaaatagaAGATGTTGGAGATGACGtagagaaaataaagaagctAGTACAAGAGAATGAAATTATGctaaataatttaacaaa GGAAGTAGCAGATGCATTTCGacagaaaaatatcaaaaaggCAGAATCACTTCTTAtacgaatgaaatattatgATAGTATAAATAccaaattaagaaaattaaagcATGATCTAGGTATAATAGAATGA
- the LOC126869208 gene encoding adenylate kinase isoenzyme 6: MADISRSFPNILITGTPGVGKSLLSRILCRKTGLTCIEVSDFAIEKGCLIEYDEVYECPILDEEKLLDEMEDLICQGGMIVDYHGCDFFPHNWFDIVFVLRTNNTILYDRLKQRGYTGRKLDDNIQCEIFQIILEQARTTFEREIIHELPSDNINQITDNVNRICRWINQWKLDNQEE, translated from the exons ATGGCCGATATAAGTAGAAGTTTTCcaaacattttaataacag GTACACCTGGGGTAGGAAAAAGTTTACTGTCTCGTATTTTATGTCGAAAAACTGGATTAACTTGCATTGAGGTTAGCGATTTTGCTATTGAAAAAGGCTGCCTGATAGAATATGATGAAGTATATGAGTGTCCTATTTTAGACGAGGAAAag TTATTGGATGAAATGGAAGACCTTATATGTCAAGGTGGAATGATAGTTGATTATCATGGGTGTGATTTTTTCCCTCACAACTGGTTTGACATTGTTTTTGTGTTAAGGACAAACAATACCATTTTGTATGATCGCTTGAAGCAAAGGGGCTATACAGGAAGAAAGTTGGATGATAATATACAgtgtgaaatatttcaaattattcttgAACAGGCAAGAACAACTTTTGAGAGAGAAATAATTCACGAACTGCCAAGTGATAACATAAATCAAATAACAGACAATGTAAATAGAATATGTCGATGGATCAACCAGTGGAAATTGGATAATCAAGAAGAATAA
- the LOC126869199 gene encoding maternal B9.15 protein-like has translation MRNEITAAVLFLVQLIEKNEKFSPDQLECFKRRLVELLTERFKNHWFPDKPFKGQGYRCIRVNGHNRRDATLESAANAAGVKYEDLSLPVELTLWVDPNEVCCRFGESKGSYCTLASFDDKENTVPIFQGNEGLEKENKQSEGPTKIQKSPLTSNTDQQQKSKPLSSANQNQQHSNNGTGRKRNLNSPRLHLNRNRSWFGHSFSMGYGPHPISQPWYNIMPPHFLGGPSPPPFMGHRGNKWIHPPSYPTGPTRFHHWSPKAALKV, from the exons ATGCGCAACGAGATTACTGCAGCAGTACTATTCTTAGTACAGCTGatagaaaaaaacgaaaaatttagTCCTGATCAATTGGAATGTTTTAAACGACGTTTGGTGGAATTGTTGACGGAACGTTTTAAAAATCATTGGTTTCCTGACAAGCCATTCAAAGGCCAAGGTTATCGTTGTATTCGTGTAAATGGTCATAATCGGAGGGATGCAACTTTGGAGAGTGCTGCCAATGCTGCTGGAGTAAAATACGAAGATCTATCATTACCAGTAGAATTAACGCTTTGGGTTGATCCCAATGAAGTTTGCTGCCGATTTGGAGAGAGCAAAGGGTCATATTGTACATTGGCATCATTTGACGATAAGGAAAATACTGTACCAATTTTTCAAGGAAATGAAGgattagaaaaggaaaataaacaATCTGAGGGGCCGACTAAGATACAG AAATCCCCTTTGACTAGTAATACAGATCAGCAACAAAAATCAAAACCACTAAGCTCTGCTAATCAAAATCAACAGCATAGCAATAATGGTACAGGTAGGAAACGCAATCTAAACAGCCCGAGATTGCACCTAAATAGAAACCGTTCCTGGTTTGGTCACTCCTTCAGTATGGGCTATGGTCCTCATCCAATAAGTCAAccatggtataacattatgcctcCTCATTTTTTGGGTGGTCCATCTCCACCTCCTTTTATGGGTCACAGAGGAAACAAATGGATTCATCCACCATCCTACCCTACAGGACCTACCCGGTTCCATCATTGGTCTCCCAAAGCTGCTCTTAAAGTATAA
- the LOC126869189 gene encoding uncharacterized protein LOC126869189, giving the protein MMAEKCKECGCKCVSCDQNDQQHGEMHLHVEIENLRQRLVEKDNHIVTMETQFLNEADKFPNGELASMKEELLIWQEKYSRLHEAHKRVQKVNQNLEDKLLRIVDKCETEKSAFTKDIATLSHRLADANYTIHRLTQDNEKYRNDVNLAIQLLQCKPSNFVGQKYDSLPSEVQAKVRTYIAQKKHSNDTAPADMKSITVPISTFPPTAMVYNVTKPVVENNSDDDTDESKPPVDVVSAAIMAKVLEDREKERVFGKHCDTCTCHRSILMVDAETQTNMPNVFSCNECTMNYAQNIEEHSDNLKNIDKSCQNKGSQNSLVHVVYHEGNESVSSKVHYQNNCTKISNHQQLSTRDKFLSRNAKIIDGLKEDGRVNVNMKVNFNKKNSIRRSDPQHQSVFQNQNENTIKQMITHKTGDTCVNGKINIDKGKQTKLNKKCELQIDGKFSSYSWNKLDKESSNCSHIVPENYKNYFDRKEPSQVDIINDRLWKNEWTKLKSQNKTKESKDKVNSDMEIDIINDRIWKNDRSAQETHHPTQLTLIEVKNIDSVTQQNDSGQVEVATSPSFSSDSIVISTSDPSSSSSDVAQLTGLRLHNVSNLKSNTQNRITGPRNCLVRVTPGSKNILLDNAGHYKTVLYTSGNNKPNTALVHSKKLSRSGSERTISTSSEESTPMLLHDNNQLQRVAEWVQSSVHMDNSGSNYTELKPNENIMDKSLSLTYLDKSHTKCKSIENNRELYENSLENKCKDLVMNVQEFEEGNLNNDVNNFSLAVNNSLIEKEKDLISFDVPMEEDKVLPKISKKANPMDFDYEVKITKEMEETYLKLAASLDPAALSLSSTDNADLTIEKYRKDHKRFQRSYDKTGSKV; this is encoded by the exons ATGATGGCTGAAAAATGTAAG GAATGTGGGTGCAAATGTGTGAGCTGCGATCAAAATGATCAGCAACATGGAGAAATGCACTTACAtgtagaaatagaaaatttgcgCCAACGTTTAGTGGAAAAAGATAATCACATTGTAACAATGGAGACACAATTCCTAAACGAAGCTGATAAGTTTCCAAATGGAGAACTAGCTTCCATGAAGGAGGAACTTTTAATTTGGCAAGAGAAGTATTCAAGATTACACGAAGCTCACAAACGTGTTCAGAAAGTAAATCAAAATCTTGAGGATAAATTATTAAGGATTGTAGATAAATGTGAAACAGAGAAAAGTGCATTTACTAAGGATATTGCAACTTTATCTCATAGATTAGCCGATGCAAATTACACAATACATCGTCTAACCCAAGATAAT GAAAAATATCGGAATGATGTAAATTTGGCAATACAACTTCTTCAGTGTAAACCTTCTAATTTTGTCGGACAAAAATATGATTCT CTGCCCTCCGAGGTACAAGCCAAAGTTAGGACATATATTGCACAAAAGAAACATTCCAATGATACTGCACCTGCTGACATGAAAAGTATTACAGTACCGATTTCAACGTTTCCCCCAACAGCAATGGTATATAATGTAACTAAGCCTGTAGTTGAAAACAATAGCGATGATGATACAGATGAATCCAAGCCACCAGTGGATGTCGTCTCTGCAGCAATAATGGCAAAAGTTTTAGAAgatcgagagaaagagagagtatTTGGCAAACATTGTGACACATGTACTTGTCACAGAAGTATTTTAATGGTTGATGCTGAAACACAAACTAATATGCCAAATGTTTTTTCTTGTAATGAATGTACAATGAACTATGCACAAAATATAGAGGAACACTctgataatttgaaaaatatcgacaAAAGTTGCCAAAACAAAGGCAGTCAAAACTCTTTGGTGCATGTAGTTTACCACGAAGGAAATGAAAGCGTTAGCAGTAAAGTACACTATCAGAACAATTGTACAAAGATTAGTAATCACCAACAGCTATCCACAAGAGACAAATTTTTAAGTAGGAATGCTAAAATTATAGACGGTTTAAAGGAAGATGGTCGTGTAAATGTTAATAtgaaagttaattttaataagaaaaattcaataCGCCGTAGCGATCCGCAACACCAAAGTGTATTTCAAAATCAGAACGAGAACACGATTAAACAGATGATAACTCACAAAACAGGCGATACATGCGTTAAtggtaaaataaatatcgataaaggAAAGCAAACGAAACTGAATAAAAAGTGTGAGTTACAAATCGATGGCAAATTCAGTTCgtattcttggaataaattaGACAAGGAATCTTCTAATTGTAGTCACATAGTtcctgaaaattataaaaactaCTTTGATAGAAAAGAACCGAGTCAGGTTGATATTATTAATGATAGATTATGGAAAAACGAGTGGACGAAATTAAAGTCACagaataaaacgaaagaaagtaAGGACAAAGTTAACAGTGACATGGAGATCGATATAATTAACGACAGGATCTGGAAAAATGATAGATCAGCTCAAGAAACTCATCATCCGACGCAATTAACTTTAATAGAAGTCAAGAATATTGATAGCGTTACACAACAGAATGATTCTGGACAAGTGGAAGTAGCCACCAGCCCAAGTTTTAGTAGCGATAGTATTGTAATTTCAACTTCCGATCCTTCCAGTAGCTCTAGTGATGTCGCTCAATTAACTGGACTGCGTTTGCATAATGTTAGTAATTTGAAATCTAATACTCAGAACAGAATAACTGGTCCAAGGAATTGTCTCGTAAGGGTAACACCTGGATCGAAGAATATTCTCTTAGATAATGCTGGACATTATAAAACTGTATTATACACTAGTGGAAATAATAAACCAAATACCGCTTTAGTTCATTCGAAGAAATTGTCTCGGTCTGGATCTGAAAGAACAATTTCAACCAGTAGCGAAGAAAGTACTCCTATGTTGTTGCATGACAATAACCAACTGCAAAGAGTAGCTGAATGGGTTCAATCCTCGGTTCACATGGATAATTCTGGGTCAAATTACACGGAGTTAAAGcctaatgaaaatataatggACAAAAGTCTTTCGTTAACATATTTAGACAAGTCACACACGAAgtgcaaatcgatcgaaaaCAATCGAGAACTATACGAGAATTCACTGGAAAACAAATGCAAGGATTTAGTGATGAACGTCCAAGAGTTTGAAgaaggaaatttaaataatgatgtaaataatttttcattggCTGTAAATAACTCTCTTatagaaaaggagaaagattTAATATCTTTCGATGTTCCAATGGAAGAGGACAAAGTTTTGCCTAAAATTTCGAAGAAAGCAAATCCTATGGATTTTGATTACGAAGTAAAGATCACTAAAGAAATGGAGGAAACTTATTTAAAACTTGCAGCGAGTTTAGATCCTGCCGCGTTAAGCTTATCGAGCACGGATAATGCAGATTTAACGATCGAGAAATATAGGAAAGATCATAAGAGATTTCAAAGGAGTTACGATAAGACGGGATCAAAAGTGTAA